The Numenius arquata chromosome 7, bNumArq3.hap1.1, whole genome shotgun sequence genome has a window encoding:
- the ASF1A gene encoding histone chaperone ASF1A produces the protein MAKVQVNNVVVLDNPSPFYNPFQFEITFECIEDLSEDLEWKIIYVGSAESEEYDQVLDSVLVGPVPAGRHMFVFQADAPNPGLIPDADAVGVTVVLITCTYRGQEFIRVGYYVNNEYTETELRENPPVKPDFSKLQRNILASNPRVTRFHINWEDNTEKLEDAESSNPNLQSLLSTDALPSASKGWSTSENSLNVMLESHMDCM, from the exons atGGCAAAGGTTCAGGTGAACAATGTAGTGGTGTTGGATAATCCTTCTCCTTTCTACAATCCTTTCCAGTTCGAAATCACATTTGAGTGCATAGAGGACCTGTCGGAAG atTTGGAGTGGAAAATAATTTATGTGGGTTCAGCTGAAAGTGAAGAGTATGATCAGGTGTTAGACTCTGTTTTAGTAGGACCTGTTCCTGCGGGCAGACACATGTTTGTATTTCAG GCTGATGCACCTAACCCAGGGCTTATTCCAGATGCAGATGCAGTAGGTGTAACGGTTGTGCTAATTACCTGCACCTATCGAGGTCAAGAATTTATTAGAGTTGGGTACTATGTAAACAATGAATATACCGAAACAGAACTGAGAGAGAATCCACCAGTAAAGCCAGATTTTTCTAAG ctTCAAAGGAATATTTTGGCATCTAATCCCAGAGTCACGAGATTCCACATTAATTGGGAGGACAACACTGAAAAACTGGAAGATGCAGAGAGCAGTAACCCAAATCTACAGTCATTGCTTTCTACAGATGCATTACCTTCAGCATCAAAGGGGTGGTCAACATCAGAAAACTCATTAAATGTTATGTTAGAATCCCATATGGACTGCATGTGA